CCAGCACGTGCTGTCCGACACCGGCTTCTTCACCTGGTTCGGCAACGCCTTCCTGGTCTCCGGCATCACCACGGTGTTCGGCGTCATGCTCGCCGCCACCACCGGCTACGCCGTCTCCCGGATGAAGTTCCCCGGGCACAAGCCGCTGATGTGGTCGCTGCTGGTCACCCAGATGTTCCCGATCGCGGTGCTGATCGTGCCGATGTACACGATGCTCTCCGAACTCGGCCTGCTGGACAGCTACACCGGCCTGATCCTGGTCTACTCGACCACCACCGTGCCGTACTGCGGCTGGCTGCTCAAGGGCTACTTCGACACCATCCCGGTGGAGATCGACGAGGCCGGCCGGGTCGACGGACTCAGCCCGTTCGGTACCTTCTGGCGGCTGGTCCTGCCGCTGGCCCGTCCGGGCCTGGCGGTGGCCGCGTTCTACTCCTTCCTCACCTACTGGGCCGAGGTGCCCTTCGCCTCCACCTTCATGCTCAGCTCCGACAAGTACACGCTGGCCGTCGGCCTGCAGACCTTCGTCAGCGAGCACGATTCCCAGTGGAACCTGATGGCCGCGACCGCCGTACTGATCGCGATCCCGTCCGCGGCCTTCTTCTACCTGGTGCAGCGACACCTGGTCACCGGCCTGACCGCCGGCGCCTCCAAGTCGTAACGCCCCCGCGCTTCCCGCTCTCCGGCGCTCCCGCAGCGCTCCTCTAGTCCCCGAGGGATACCGTCCATGACCCAGAACCTGGCCGACACCTCCCGGCCTGCCGCCGACACCGCTCACGAGGCGAACGTCAGCGCGTCCAGAGGCTGGTGGCGGGACGCGGTCATCTATCAGGTGTACCCGCGCAGCTTCGCCGACTCCAACGGCGATGGCATGGGAGACCTGCCCGGCATCCGCAGCCGCCTGCCCTACCTGCGTGACCTCGGCGTGGACGCCGTCTGGCTCTCGCCGTTCTACGCCTCGCCGCAGGCCGACGCCGGCTACGACGTCGCCGACTACCGCGCGGTGGACCCGATGTTCGGCACCCTGCTGGACGCCGACGCGCTGATCCGCGACGCGCACGCGCTGGGCCTGCGGATCATCGTCGACCTCGTCCCCAACCACTCCTCGGACCAGCACGAGTGGTTCCAGCGCGCCTTGCGCGAGGGTCCTGCGTCCCCGCTGCGAGAGCGCTACCACTTCCGCCCCGGCAAGGGCGAGAACGGCGAACTGCCGCCCAACGACTGGGAGTCCATCTTCGGCGGCCCGGCCTGGACGCGCACCGAGAACCCGGACGGCACCCCCGGCGACTGGTACCTGCACCTGTTCGCCCCGGAGCAGCCCGACTTCAACTGGGAGAACCCGGCCGTCGCCGACGAGTTCCGCTCGATCCTGCGGTTCTGGCTCGACATGGGCGTGGACGGCTTCCGCATCGACGTCGCCCACGGCCTGGTCAAGGCCGCCGGCCTGCCCGACCTCGGCGGCGCCGACCAGCTCAAGCTGCTCGGCAACGACGTCATGCCGTTCTTCGACCAGGACGGCGTGCACGAGATCTACCGCAGCTGGCGGAAGATCCTCGACGAGTACCCGGGCCAGCGGATCGGCGTCGCCGAGGCCTGGACCCCGACCGTCCAGCGCACCGCCAACTACGTCCGCCCCGACGAACTGCACCAGGCCTTCAACTTCCAGTACCTGGGCACCGACTGGGAGGCCGCCGCGCTGCGCGAGGTGATCGACGTCTCGCTCGACTCGATGCGCCCGGTCGACGCCCCCACCACCTGGGTGCTGTCCAACCACGACGTCACCCGGCACGCCACCCGGTTCGCCAACGCGCCCGGCCTCGGCACCCAGATCCGCACCTCCGGCGACCGCGAACTCGGCCTGCGCCGCGCCCGCGCCGCCACCCTGCTGATGCTCGCGCTGCCCGGCTCCGCGTACATCTACCAGGGCGAGGAGCTCGGCCTGCCGGACGTCACCGACCTGCCGGACGAGGTCCGCCAGGACCCGTCCTTCTTCCGCCAGGCCGGTCAGGACGGCTACCGTGACGGCTGCCGCGTCCCGATCCCGTGGTCCGGCACCGAGGCCCCGTACGGCTTCGGCCCGGTGGCGGGCGGCCCGTCCTGGCTGCCGCAGCCGGCCGAGTGGGCCGAGCTGAGCGTCGAGGCGCAGGCCGGCGACCCGACCTCCACGCTGGAGCTGTACCGCAGCGCGCTGGCCGTCCGCCGGGCACAGCCCGACCTCGGCGCCGGCACGGAGGTCGAGTGGCTGGACGCGCGCGAGGGCACCCTGGCGTTCCGCCGCGGCTCCTTCGTCTGTACGGTGAACACCACCGGCGAGCCGGTGCGGATCCCCGCACCCGGGAAGTTGCTGCTCTCCTCCGTGGAGCTCGTCGTCGACGGCGGCGAGACGGTGCTCGCACCGGACAGCACCGGCTGGTGGGCGGTCTGACGTGGTTGCAATAGGCTCTGGGAACGTGACTACGGCGCGACTCTCAGACATCGCGGCGCAGGCGGGGGTCAGCGAAGCCACCGTCTCCCGCGTACTCAACGGCAAGGCGAACGTCTCGGCCGCCACCCGGCAGACCGTGCTGGCGGCGCTCGACGTGCTCGGGTACGAGCGGCCCACCCGGCTGCGCCAGCGCAGCGCCGGGCTGATCGGGCTGATCACGCCGGAGTTGAGCAACCCGATCTTCCCCGCGCTCGCGCAGGTCATCGAGCAGGTGCTCAGCCGGCACGGGTACACCCCGGTGCTGTGCACCCAGACGCCCGGCGGGTCCACCGAGGACGAACTGGTGGAGATGCTGGTCGACCGGGGAGTGGCGGGCATCGTCTTCGTCTCCGGGCTGCACGCCGACACCACCGCCGACCACGACCGGTACGCCCGGCTGGCCGGGCGCGGGGTGCCGTTCGTCCTGATCAACGGCTACAGCGAGCGGATCTCCGCGCCGTTCATCTCGCCGGACGACCGAGCCGCGATGTGGATGGCCGTCCAGCACCTGGCCGAGCTCGGGCACGAGCGGATCGGGCTGGCGGTCGGGCAGAAGCGGTACGTGCCGGTGCTGCGCAAGATCGAGGGCTTCACGGCGGCCATGCAGTCCGTCCTCGGGCGGACGGAGGAGGAGGCCGAGGACCTCGTCCACCACACGCTGTTCAGCGTGGAGGGCGGGCACGCGGCGGCCGGCGCGCTGCTGGACAAGGGGTGCACGGCTATCGTGTGCGGCAGCGACATGATGGCGCTCGGCGCGATCCGGGCGGTGCGCCAGCGCGGGCTGTCGGTGCCGCACGACGTGTCGGTGGTCGGCTTCGACGACTCGCCGCTGATCGCCTTCACCGAGCCGCCGTTGACCACGATCCGCCAGCCGGTCGAGGCGATGGCGACGGCGGCGGTGGACGCGCTGCTGGAGGAGGTCGGCGGGAACGCCGCCCAGCGCGGGGAGTTCATGTTCCAGCCGGAGCTGGTCATGCGCGGGTCCACGGGGGCGTGCGCTCGCTGAGCGCGGGCCGTCGTCGGTGCCGCGGGTTGACGCGGGCTGTTCGAAGGGCCTGGGGAGCGGTCTTGGGTTCTAGGAGTCGTTGCAACACCCCAGTTCAGGGGATGCATTGGACTTCGAGATCCGCAAGGACCGGACGGCCCAGGGGCCTGTGAAGCTGCGCCGGGAACGGGAGGCATACTCCCGGCTCATGCAGCAGGGCTACACGAACACCGAGGCGTGCCGGATCGTCGGCATCGCCCGCCGGACCGGCCAGAAGTGGCGTCACGGCCGCGGAGCCGAGCAGCGGCAGAAGGCGGCACCACCGATTCGCATGGTGGTGCCGCCTTCCGGTGTCTCCCGGTATCTGAGCGAGGACGAGCGGATCCACATCGCCGACCGGCTGCGGGAGAAGGCCACCGTGCGGGCCATCGCCGCGGAGCTGGGCCGCAGTCCGTCCACCATCAGCCGGGAGATCCGCCGCAACCGCACCGAGGGCACTCGCGGGCAGTGGCACTACCGTCCGCACGCCGCCCAGGCCAGGGCGGACGCTCGCCGACCCCGCCCCAAGGCCCGCAAGATCACCGAGAACCCCGAGCTGCACGCCGCCGTCCAGGCGATGCTGGACGAGCAGTGGAGCCCGGAGCAGATCTGCCACGCTCTACGTCGACAGTTCCCCGACCGGCCGGAGATGCACGTGGTCCACGAGACCGTCTACCAGGCGCTCTACGTCCAGGGCCGCGGCGAGCTGCGGCGCGAGCTCGCCGGTGCCCTGCGCTCAGGCCGGGCCCGCCGCAGGCCCCAGCGGCAGGCCAACTGCCGGCGTTCCCGCTTCACCGACCCGATGGTCATGATCAGCGAGCGCCCCGCCGAGGCCGAGGACTGGGCCGTCCCCGGCCACTGGGAGGGCGATCTGATCCTCGGCAAGGAGCACAAGTCCGCGATCGGCACCCTGGTCGAGCGTTCGACCCGCTACGTGATGCTGCTGCACCTGCCCGGCGACCACACCGCCGAGACCGTCCGCGACGCCCTAGTGGCCACCGCCCGGACACTCCCGGTCCAGCTGAAGCGGTCCCTGACCTGGGACCAGGGCAGCGAGATGGCCAGGCACGCGGAGTTCAGCCTGGCCACCGACATCCCGGTCTACTTCTGCGACCCGGCCAGTCCCTGGCAGCGCGGCTCCAACGAGAACACGAACGGCCTGCTGCGGCAGTACTTCCCCAAGGGCACCGACCTGTCGGTCCACACGCCCGAGCACCTGGCCGCCGTCGCCGACCAGCTCAACCGCCGCCCACGCAAAACGCTCGGCTGGGAAACCCCAGCCGAGCGTCTGGCTAAACTCCTCGCGGCCTAGACAACCGACCACGTGTTGCAACGACCACTAGAAACCGCCGGTTGCTCTCCAGGCCCTTCGCCGTGTCCGGTCGGGTTGCCGGCTCAGCCCTCCTGGACCGGCGGGCGGTCGGCGGTGAGCCGCTGGCTGTCGGCGGCGTCGCCGGTACGGGCCTCGGTACGGCGGCCGCGGGCCAGGTAGTCGCGCAGGACCAGTTCGACGGCGTCCTGCGGGTTCTTGGTACCGGAGAGCATCATCGCGTCGATCGCGAGGTTCGCGTCGAGCGTGACGGTGACCAGGGCCATGGTGACTCCTCCTCGGGTGCAGAGCAGCAGCATGCCCGTCGGGCGGAGGTTTGACCACGCGGATAGGCCGAAGCCCCGGGGAGGAGCGACCAGCCCTCTCCCCGGGGCGACCGCTAGCAGACGACAGCTGACAGATAACAGATTTCAACATCTGTTATCTGTCAGCTGTTCGCTGTCATCTGTTAGCCGTCCCTGGCGACCGGTGACCCGTCACCGTCGCCGGTCACCTCGCCCGTGACCACGGCTCCCGCCGACTGTCCTCAGACGCGGCCGGCGAAGTCCGGCGCGAAGTTGGCGATGGTCTGCATCCGCACGCCCGCGCTCGGGTTGGCGGCCTCGACGTACTTGCCGCCGCCGACGTAGATCGCGACGTGGTAGACGCCGGAGTCCTTGCCGTTGTTGGACCAGAACAGCAGGTCACCCGGCTGCAGGCTGTCCAGCGAGACGTGGGTGCTGGCGGCGGCCTGGTCGGCGGCGACGCGCGGGATGTTGACGCCCGCGGCGCGCAGCGCGGCCTGGGTCAGGCCGGAGCAGTCCCAACCACCGTTGCCGGTGCCGCCGTAGACGTAGGCCTGGCCGACCTTCGACTCGGCGAAGGCGACCGCGGCGGCCATGCTGCCGGCGGCGGCCGGAGCCGCGGCCTGCACCTGCGCCTGGGTGGGGGCGGCGGACTTCGCGGCGATGGTCTGGACCTGCGCGGCCGGCTTGGCGGCGGTGGCAGTGGCGGTCTGGCCGGACTGCGAGGAGCGGTTGAACCAGTTGAAGCTCTGGCCGGCGTGGCCGTCCGTGGAGCTCTGGGCGGAGTCGGCGAGGTGCAGACGCTGGCCCGGGTAGATGCGGTCCGCGCCCTCGGTCATGGTGCTGCGGTTGAGGTCGTAGAGCTTCTGCCAGCCGCCCTGGACGTGGTGCTTGTCGGCGATCGCGGACAGCCAGTCGCCGGCGACGACGGTGTAGTCCTGGGCCTGGGCGCTCTGGCTCTTGCCCTGCCAGCTCTG
The nucleotide sequence above comes from Streptomyces kaniharaensis. Encoded proteins:
- a CDS encoding LacI family DNA-binding transcriptional regulator — encoded protein: MTTARLSDIAAQAGVSEATVSRVLNGKANVSAATRQTVLAALDVLGYERPTRLRQRSAGLIGLITPELSNPIFPALAQVIEQVLSRHGYTPVLCTQTPGGSTEDELVEMLVDRGVAGIVFVSGLHADTTADHDRYARLAGRGVPFVLINGYSERISAPFISPDDRAAMWMAVQHLAELGHERIGLAVGQKRYVPVLRKIEGFTAAMQSVLGRTEEEAEDLVHHTLFSVEGGHAAAGALLDKGCTAIVCGSDMMALGAIRAVRQRGLSVPHDVSVVGFDDSPLIAFTEPPLTTIRQPVEAMATAAVDALLEEVGGNAAQRGEFMFQPELVMRGSTGACAR
- a CDS encoding glycoside hydrolase family 13 protein, with product MTQNLADTSRPAADTAHEANVSASRGWWRDAVIYQVYPRSFADSNGDGMGDLPGIRSRLPYLRDLGVDAVWLSPFYASPQADAGYDVADYRAVDPMFGTLLDADALIRDAHALGLRIIVDLVPNHSSDQHEWFQRALREGPASPLRERYHFRPGKGENGELPPNDWESIFGGPAWTRTENPDGTPGDWYLHLFAPEQPDFNWENPAVADEFRSILRFWLDMGVDGFRIDVAHGLVKAAGLPDLGGADQLKLLGNDVMPFFDQDGVHEIYRSWRKILDEYPGQRIGVAEAWTPTVQRTANYVRPDELHQAFNFQYLGTDWEAAALREVIDVSLDSMRPVDAPTTWVLSNHDVTRHATRFANAPGLGTQIRTSGDRELGLRRARAATLLMLALPGSAYIYQGEELGLPDVTDLPDEVRQDPSFFRQAGQDGYRDGCRVPIPWSGTEAPYGFGPVAGGPSWLPQPAEWAELSVEAQAGDPTSTLELYRSALAVRRAQPDLGAGTEVEWLDAREGTLAFRRGSFVCTVNTTGEPVRIPAPGKLLLSSVELVVDGGETVLAPDSTGWWAV
- a CDS encoding sugar ABC transporter permease; protein product: MSTTTERPAAAAAVAPAARPAKVRPRGESGPLAKALSHGALILASLIALFPVVWILYISLGPDKTDYLHPGGILGKITLANYQHVLSDTGFFTWFGNAFLVSGITTVFGVMLAATTGYAVSRMKFPGHKPLMWSLLVTQMFPIAVLIVPMYTMLSELGLLDSYTGLILVYSTTTVPYCGWLLKGYFDTIPVEIDEAGRVDGLSPFGTFWRLVLPLARPGLAVAAFYSFLTYWAEVPFASTFMLSSDKYTLAVGLQTFVSEHDSQWNLMAATAVLIAIPSAAFFYLVQRHLVTGLTAGASKS
- a CDS encoding IS30 family transposase, producing MQQGYTNTEACRIVGIARRTGQKWRHGRGAEQRQKAAPPIRMVVPPSGVSRYLSEDERIHIADRLREKATVRAIAAELGRSPSTISREIRRNRTEGTRGQWHYRPHAAQARADARRPRPKARKITENPELHAAVQAMLDEQWSPEQICHALRRQFPDRPEMHVVHETVYQALYVQGRGELRRELAGALRSGRARRRPQRQANCRRSRFTDPMVMISERPAEAEDWAVPGHWEGDLILGKEHKSAIGTLVERSTRYVMLLHLPGDHTAETVRDALVATARTLPVQLKRSLTWDQGSEMARHAEFSLATDIPVYFCDPASPWQRGSNENTNGLLRQYFPKGTDLSVHTPEHLAAVADQLNRRPRKTLGWETPAERLAKLLAA
- a CDS encoding transglycosylase family protein → MGEDRVFMLPTNGTRLSNRARRAIAALGVAGIGLTIPCLTSGTASAATVATWDKVAQCESSGNWSINTGNGFYGGLQFTNSTWAAFGGTSFAPRADLATKDQQIAIAEKVLAVQGPGAWPVCSIQAGLTKGGAPAAVNTSAAAAKPAAQTPAPAAKPAAAPAKAQTPAQAPAQAQASADAAKGTGSQSWQGKSQSAQAQDYTVVAGDWLSAIADKHHVQGGWQKLYDLNRSTMTEGADRIYPGQRLHLADSAQSSTDGHAGQSFNWFNRSSQSGQTATATAAKPAAQVQTIAAKSAAPTQAQVQAAAPAAAGSMAAAVAFAESKVGQAYVYGGTGNGGWDCSGLTQAALRAAGVNIPRVAADQAAASTHVSLDSLQPGDLLFWSNNGKDSGVYHVAIYVGGGKYVEAANPSAGVRMQTIANFAPDFAGRV